TTCACACGGGAGAGCAGTTGCTGGACCTGTTGAACTCGCTTAGTTTCATTCTTTGTCTTGTTATCAAAAAGTACAACTCGATTTCTACACAGGCGGAGAATTTCCTGTATCCACATcaataaacataaaattaagTGCACATCAGTTTTCTTCAGGCCTAGTTtgttttaatataaaattttccttgaaAATGTTACTCGGTGAAATTTTTTGCATGAAAAAAATATGCTAAAAGGTCATACCCATTGCGGAGGCATCTCTaacatatcttttttttttctggtaaagtCATCTCTAACATATCAAAGactgattaaaaaataatgaaataagtGTTGGTGACATATGCTGCATCAGTATGTGCAAAACTGTTTCGTCCCACTCAAAGACAAACCACAGTATTAGTCTTTTTGTTGCAGGGGCACACATGTAACAAGTGCACCACTCTCAGGCAATAAATAATCAACAACGCACAATGCACCACATCCCTAAAAAAATTCTGCTTGGAAAATCATCATCAGTGATCTCATTGGGTGATGGACATGGagtcctttaatatattttatgcaGGAGCATAAGAAATGTATACAGCTGAGGTTTTATCTAGTTAATCTATTCAATAGTTCCATTAAGTAATAAATATAAAGTTCTGGGGGCCTGCATAACTTACTAAGCAATAATATTAGAGTTCATAGAGGTACATTTATGATTTCAAAAGATATAACCCTATTGGCTACATCTAGACCCACCTCTGTAAAAGAGCCTTTTAGCTAGCTTGGGAGATAAATTTTCATCATTTATCATATCCTGCTCAAACCCTAGAGAACTCATCCCTTTTGCTATAAGCAGTTGAGATTTGGTAAGGATTTCTCTATGAAGACCTTAatcatttgcttatttatggtTTTGTTCTCTTGCACtttctgcttttgttgtttgtttaGTATTTTGCTTTGTTTccaggaggggggggggtttgacTGGCATCATTATTTGTTATAAAGTTTCAGAAGTTATTGTTGTTGGAGCTGTATATTTAGTATGAAAATTTATCAAATGTAGTGGCAATTCTGCAATTATGCAGAACCAGACAACATGGTAGGTTCGCAATAGTGCTTTTTTTATGTATTTGGTTATAATATTGACATTAATCtgtcaaagggaaaaaaaaaaaaaagaatcatttgATTGGGTGTATGATAGTGAATTGGTCTTTTTCACCAAGGCAATGCCCCTTCTCCCcgagtcattttaggtctgcctaATGTAGGACTAAATTAGAAAGCTCAAACTAGACCCCAAACAACAgaaacttttaaaccaaagaacaaccataattacCCAAATATTGGCAGCAATCAACAGACCAGCACAAAGGAGTAAAACAGTACCTTGCGACCAGAAATTCCAAACACAGAAATTGAGACTTTCAAAATCAGACGATACACCAAACACCAGATGAAAGGGGCAACCAGAAGTAAGAATAAGGTCTTAACAGTCCATGACACCATTAATACTTCACAGGGACAGCAAAATAAACCCAAACAGACCTATCGGCCTTGGTTCCAGTTCTGGAATTAACTACAGGACGAATAAGAGATTTTCCATATCTCTAACTTGATTGACCAGATTCAGTCCAAACTAAGGCCGATCTTCACAGGGATAGGGAGGAACTATTGACCAAAAGATGGGACCCAAACAAGGGTTGGAAACTGGTGCAACAGTAAAGGACCGATTGTAACTTCTACAGAAATTCTGGgcagagaaaataggagataaATACCTGATATTCTGATCAGCAGCAGTCCCTTGATGCAATAAGAAATAATTGAAGAATAGTAGATAACAGTGACCACTCGGGCTTCTCACCGCAGAGAGTCGACCAGATAAAAAAATATCAGGTATTTAATCTCCTGATAACAGAGACATAGTACTTACTTTATCCTCCCTaattttgccacacatccatctcgaCATCCTCATCTCAGTTACACTGAATTTACCtgtatgatgcttcttaactgtcAACTATTCTACaacatacatcatagttggtcaTATGACTATCCCATGaaatttttaagtttaaaaggAATACATCAAAACACTctggacgcacctctccacttcatccattctattttaattctctatgaagcatcattctttaaataaccaaaaacaacaaaaaattatataaaatgcTAACATAAGGAGAAATGTCCTAAAAAATGGTTAAACAGGTTGTTTTCAGGTTAGTAcatttgaaatgaaaatgacCGGTTTATTTCCATGTCATCTTTGTCTCAACCAGAAATTGGCCTGAACCCACAACCCCGATCCCAAAAAGGGATTTTAAGGGTCATGATCATGTCAGGTTGGCATGTCTGGTTGGGTATTCCACACACTGGAGATCCAAGCTAAGGTATTAGATCAGTTTTAACCCAAGTTATAGGGTAAGCTGACTCTAATGTCCTTTTCTAATACTAAGATCAACCCTTTAAAATACCCAATCAAACCCATCTGGTCAACCTTTGATCTGAGCTAAATTCCCAACTTATGGCCTAAATACAAAGTAATCCTACAACATGAAAATTACTGGAGGATGGGCTCCTAGGTTCCTATGTCGTTGCTAATTCCCAGCTCAGAGTTTCTTGGCCTTGGGAAGCAATGTATTGTCCAGTGGATTTAAGAATACATAATGATAACTTACTTCTTTTAGGACACTGAGTTCCATTCTaattctaaaaagaaaaatatggcaGAAAATTCCCTTTCCTGAATTTTCTACGTGATAGGTGTGCATCCACCCATAGTGATATGTCCACTTGATAAGGATACGACTCTTTCTAAACATGCTagcatgtaaattttttattctcatttaGACAGAGTACTTAGCTCCACATAACAGAGACaatgaataataaaaatcaatatacACTTACAAATAAAGCATATATAAGAAATGACCAAAAAGATATCAATACACTTACAACTCCCAAAAAATAAAGGGCAAAGAGAAAAAGCTATGGAAGTGCAACAACTGCAATTATCAACTAAATAATTCAGTGGCAATCTGAAACCCCTAAAAtatacaaaatcaaaatttgcataaatCAGTCAGAAATCATTAAATGCAAATGAATGAACATGTAAAAACTTCGCTATCTTTTGGGATTCACTAGGACAGCTTCACATAATGACAACATTAACAAATCAGAATAACAAAACAGATATTCAGGGCCAAGAAAGGATGTTCAAGACATGACACTCAACCTGAAAAGTCTCAGGAAAGTCCCGGCTCAGATAATCTTCAAATGTCTCATCTTCATCAAATTCATCCCCACCAGTAAAAACTATAATCATGTAGTCAGTAATTTTCTCTCCAAAGAAAGACTGCAAGCTATGAATtgcagcttcttcttcttttgagaaACGGTTTCTGACTGAGAAGACAACAATAATTGCATGAATTCCATCTTTAGCTAGATTAATACAATTCACAATCTCCTTGCCAATAAAGTCTGGTgcaacagaaaaatcaaatagtCCTGCAACGAAAGTTCATATTAGTTTATCTATACAAAAGAATATCTATAAAGCCAGAAATTTACAAAATAAGAACCAGATTAAGGGCACAGAAATGCAACAAAAATACTCTAAATTATACATTCcccatatttaaaaaataataataataaagggacATTTGTGATTTATCTTTCACAAGGATTTCTGTCTTTGATTAAGATAAGATTCTACATCTCTGAAGGGTAGGGGGGAAATATTAGACAAGGAGAGCCCAAGTCATTGTCCTACCTACATAAGAATGTCTTAAAGAACAAATTTAGAGAGCATTTCCTAAAGGACAAAGAGGTCCATCTATATAGGTCTCAGCATGAAAAGTGACCAAATTCCATTAGCACATATAGGAGGTTAAGTGTAGAAAAATCAGCatctttgtaaaaaaaaattatagctTCAACATTGTGGTTATATTCAACCAAAATAAACCCACCAGGAGTGTCAATAACATTGATGACTTGGCCATCACTCATTACAGTTCTTTGCAGTTCACAAGTGCTTGTAACTCCAGCAGGATTTCTCATTGACTTGAAGGCCTTCCTTCCAAGAATGCTATTGCCTGTTGCACTTTTCCCATTACCAGTACGTCCAACTAAAACAACGGTTCTAACATCACTAGACAAGCCAGCCAACTCCCAACCATCATCTATCAAACTTCCACCCATTGTTTCCAATATAGAATTATctgcaaccaaaaaaaaagttacattaACACAAATAACAGATGAACATTGAAAATGTCACATCAGGCATTCCACAGCTCTAACTTTCAACATATTTCACAAAGTAAGACTCATTTAGACGTTTAGCCATGGATGTTAACATTAAGGCTTAAACCCTCACCTCAAACGCTCCCCCTAGTTTTACCTATTGCTAATTCGCAGtaaggaaaaaataagaaagagatccaCCTGCACCATCCATCTTTcaccaaacagaaaaaaagacACCAG
This genomic stretch from Macadamia integrifolia cultivar HAES 741 chromosome 2, SCU_Mint_v3, whole genome shotgun sequence harbors:
- the LOC122087924 gene encoding immune-associated nucleotide-binding protein 9; this translates as MGGSLIDDGWELAGLSSDVRTVVLVGRTGNGKSATGNSILGRKAFKSMRNPAGVTSTCELQRTVMSDGQVINVIDTPGLFDFSVAPDFIGKEIVNCINLAKDGIHAIIVVFSVRNRFSKEEEAAIHSLQSFFGEKITDYMIIVFTGGDEFDEDETFEDYLSRDFPETFQEILRLCRNRVVLFDNKTKNETKRVQQVQQLLSRVNMVIAENGGQPYSDEFFAELKQGAMKLRQQQEVESLKGYSKKEMSELREHIHKSYEEQLKRITEMVELKLKETTKRLEQQLAEEQAARLKAEQNAQAAQEKSNDEIRKLRESLERAKRETEELRKQAESGRCAIL